Within Parabacteroides pacaensis, the genomic segment AAGTGGTGCAGTAGGTCAAGAATTCCTGCGTGTACTCGACGAGAGAAACTTCCCGATGGATGAACTCGTACTCTTCGGTTCATCCCGTAGTGCCGGACGTGTTTATACATACAAAGGTAAGCAGTACACCGTGAAGGAACTTAAGCACAACGATGACTTTAAAGGCATCGACATTGCTTTCGCTTCGGCAGGTGCAGGCACTTCCAAAGAGTTTGCTCCCACGATTACCAAATTCGGAACAGTCATGATCGACAATTCAAGTGCTTTCCGTATGGAGGCAGATGTTCCGCTGGTGGTTCCCGAAGTAAACGCGGAAGACGCTAAATTACGTCCGCGTAATATTATTGCCAATCCAAACTGTACTACTATTCAAATGGTGGTAGCTCTCAAGGCAATCGAAAAACTGTCGCACATCAAACGAGTGCATGTATCTACCTACCAAGCTGCCAGCGGTGCAGGAGCTACCGCTATGGCGGAATTGGAAAAACAATACGAGCAATTGCTGAAAGGCGAAGAACCTACCGTTGAAAAGTTCGCTTACCAGTTGGCGTATAATGTAATTCCTCACGTAGATGTATTTACCGACAACGGATATACGAAAGAAGAAATGAAAATGTATAACGAAACCCGTAAGATTATGCATTCTGATATAGAAGTGAGTGCCACTTGCGTACGTGTTCCTGTTATGCGTGCACATTCCGAATCCACTTGGGTAGAAACCGAATGTCCTATCAGCGTAGAAGAAGCACGTGAAGCTTTTGCACAGGCCGAGGGCATTATCTTAATGGATAATCCCGCCGGCAAAGAATATCCGATGCCTTTATTTATTGCAGGCAAAGACCCGGTATATGTAGGACGGATCCGCAAAGATATCAGTAATCCGAAAGGATTGACTTTTTGGACAGTAAGCGACCAGATCAAAAAAGGGGCTGCGCTTAATGCGGTACAGATTGCAGAATATTTGGTAAAAGAAAATGCTTTATAATACTTGTGATAAAAAATTCTTCCTACTAAGATCAATCTGCGCAGGGTTACAAGAAATATGACAAAAGTAGATATTTAGAGAATCAAAACAGAAGCACAGAGACATAAAATCGTTATTAAATACTTTAAACTTCTCTGTGTTCCTGTGTTTGATTTCTATTTGATATACTCTCATCTTTCCTTAAAAAGCCTTTTCTTTCATGGAAGTTTAAAATAAAAATTATAACTTTGTGATCGGCACAAGTTTTTCACAAAAAAATAACGTAATGAAAGATTTCCAAGAAAGGGCAAATACAAATTATTCGGATGAGGCAAGTTTCTATTCTACCGAGCAGGATAATTTGGATAATATACAACTGGTAAAAACAGTAACACA encodes:
- a CDS encoding aspartate-semialdehyde dehydrogenase, yielding MKVAIVGVSGAVGQEFLRVLDERNFPMDELVLFGSSRSAGRVYTYKGKQYTVKELKHNDDFKGIDIAFASAGAGTSKEFAPTITKFGTVMIDNSSAFRMEADVPLVVPEVNAEDAKLRPRNIIANPNCTTIQMVVALKAIEKLSHIKRVHVSTYQAASGAGATAMAELEKQYEQLLKGEEPTVEKFAYQLAYNVIPHVDVFTDNGYTKEEMKMYNETRKIMHSDIEVSATCVRVPVMRAHSESTWVETECPISVEEAREAFAQAEGIILMDNPAGKEYPMPLFIAGKDPVYVGRIRKDISNPKGLTFWTVSDQIKKGAALNAVQIAEYLVKENAL